TCCGGCCACCGACATTTCCGAAGAAGACCTAGATCACTCCGAATACACACCGCCCGAACGTCTGCGCTATCTGCTCGCCCGCCGATTGACCCGTGAAGGTCGCCTCTCAGAGGCTCTTCCCTATTTCCCCGAAACCCGTTGGGGAATCTTCCGAGACGGTCAGGACAAACTGGAGGTGAAAAACTTGGCCCAGGGGATGGATCAACTGCAGAACCAGACCGAAAATCCGGAAATTTCACCCCGCGCCCGCGCCGAAGCCTATTGGGCGCTCGCTCAACTGGTGCGGTTACGCGGCCTCGAACTCATGGGTACAGAACTCGACCCCGACTGGTTTGTCTATGAAGCCGATTATAAGCGTCCCGCCGCGAGCTCGCCCGAAAGAGGCATCACGTCTTCCCTACTGGGAGAGGTTTTTGCGGATCGGAGCGAAATCATCGAAAATTCGGCCCCAAAACCGGACCAACGGTTTCACTATCGATACACCGCTGCGGACTACGGCTGGCAGGCGAGCCAACTCCTCCCCGACAATGATCCCCTCACCGCCCAGATTCTCTGGCAAAGCGGACGCTGGCTCATGAACCGCGATCCCGAGGCAGCCGACCGATTCTACAAAGCCCTCGTTCGCCGCAATCCCGAGATTCCCTTAGCCGTGGAAGCCGATGCCCTGCGCTGGTTTCCCAAAAATCTCCCAACCGACCCAATGTCGGATTCCGGCGAGTAGCCGTAAAAAGAGAAAATTTTGGTCGGGCCGACTGGATTTGAACCAGCGACCCCTACACCCCCAGTGTAGTGCGCTACCAAACTGCGCCACGGCCCGAGCCAAAGAGGAGAGAAAAGGGAAAGCCGGGAGGAAGATCAAACGAAAAAATCCGGGTTTTTCGGGTGGTGACTCGGGAGGCCCTGGGGCGGAAATGATCTCGTCCAATATCTCTGCAGCAACGGTGCTCGACTCCTGGGCCCGAGGCAACGCCCCGGGATTCCCACAACCCCGGAAAATCCAGAGTCCTGAAGGTGCGCAACTCCCTACAGTTCCCGAACTCCATTTCCGCGGCAACGGGTTACGCCCTTTCAGGGCTAAGGATGACGAGAATCCCGAAACCTAGGGCGCTGCCCTAGGCTCAAGAGTTCGTGCGCCTTTGGCGCGGAAGGGTTTAGGGAGTTCATGTGTCGAGGCGCGGCATCAAACGGCTGAGTTGGTGGCGTTTGGCGAGAGATTTCGGACGGACACTTGGGGGCTGCCGATCCAACGTGTCGGCAGCTCAAGCAGCCGGTCCTTGGGCAAGTAGCCGCTCAGCTTTAGCTGCGCGGTCCTGTGGTTGCGGAAGGTCTTTCTGAGGTGCCGTCCGGAACGAACGCCATGGGGGCAGCTGAAGCTGCGCCCCTACCTGGAGCTATCCCCGCTAAAAATTCCTGGTGATCCAGTCCGCTACGGCGGCCGTGGTCTGGGAGAGGTGCTCTGGCTCGTTCATCATGTGGTCGCCGCCTTCAATTTTGACGAGCTCGACGTCGTCTCCGCGGAGGGATTTGATTTCTTCGGAATCCTCTGGTTGGACCACGTCGTCGGCGGTGCCGTGGACGAGGAGCCAGGGGACGGAGATGGTCTCGGCCATGGGGGCTACGGTGACGATGGTCTCGCAGAGGTCCTTCATGTACGCCGAGGACAGGGGGCAGTCTTCGTCCTCCCACATGAATCCTTCATCCGGAGTTTCTTCGCCAAACTCGGTTTCGGCGAACTTTTTGGTGTTCACCATTCCGGCCAGGGAGATGAGTCCGACGATGCGGGAATCCATGGCCGTCCGGAGGACCCCCACGGCCCCGCCCATGCTGTGCCCGACGTAGATAATTTTCTTCCCTTTGCTGGCCGTATCGAGAACAGCGCCGAGGTCGGCCACCTCCTTGGAAATGGTGGCGTCGCGGAAATCACCCTCGGACTCCCCGTTTCCGGCAAAGGAAAAGCGCAGCGTGTCGAATCCGGCGATGTTAATCGCCTTGGCGGTCTCGGTCAGGATCGGCCGATCCTTGTTCGCCGTGACCCCGTGGCCCATGACGACCAGGAATTCGCTCTTATGCTTTTCCGGGTTCCCGGCTTCGTAGGCGCAGTCGAGCTTCTCGCCCGAAGAGTTTTTGATTTCGAATTTCATGAGTGTTTGGCTCGTTCGTTAAAAGTCATTTGGACGAGGTAGGAATTTTCGACCCCGCCCAGTCCCTGTTGAAACCGGAATTTTCCAGTTTTGGACGACTGACCTTATTCGGGTGAACTCGATTTCGCAAGAATTTCGGGAAATTTGCCGAGCAGGGGTCGATGTGTGATCGACACGGCGGGCATGGGGAGTCGCTCCTGTGATCGCAGGAAGGCGCGGCTGCATCGTGTAGGGGAGTCGCTTCAGCTGCCCCCATCGCGCCTGCTTCGCTCGGCACCTTGGGAGAACCTTTCGCAACCGCTGGACCGCGCAGCTAAAGCTGAGCGGCTACTTCCACAGGACCGTCTGCTTGAGCTGCCGACGCGTCTGAGCGGGCATCCCCACCGGACTCCCGAAATCTCGTCTATCAGTAGCAAAGCACTGAAAAAATGCCAATCGGCTGAAGTTGGGAGTCTGCATTTTGTAGGGGAGTCGCTTCAGCTGCCCCCAATCGCGCCTGCTCCGCTCGGCACCTTGGGAGAACCTTACGCAACCACAGGACCGCGCAGCTGAAGCTGAGCGGCTACTTGCCAGGACCGGCTGCTTAAGCTGCCGACGCGTCTGAGCGGGCATCCCTGCCGGACTGCTAGAACCTCGCCCATCAGTAGCAAAGCGCTGAAAAATGCCAATCGGCTGAAGTTAGGAGTCTGCATCTTGTAGGGGAGTAGCTTCAGCTGCCCCCATCGCGCCTGCTACGCTCAGCACCTCGGTAGAGCCTTTCGCAACCGCTGGACCGCGCAGCTAAAGCTGAGCGGCTACTTGCCCAAGGACCGGCTGCTTGAGCTGCCGACGCGTCTGAGCGGACATCCCCACCGGACTGCTAGAACCTCGCCTATCAGTAGCAAAGCGCTGAAAAAATGCCAATTGGCTGAACTTAGGAGTCTGCGTCTTGTAGGGGAGTCGCTCCAGCTGCCCCCAATCGCGCCTGCTCCGCTCGGCACCACTGGTCTTCCCCCGAAAAAGTGGACAGTTTTCGGCTAGTTAAGTTGTGGTTGTAGATTGTAATATTGTTCAAGGTATCGTTGAGGCGAGATCATTCCTAAAGAGCTGTGTCTTCGCCGGCGATTG
The DNA window shown above is from Puniceicoccus vermicola and carries:
- a CDS encoding alpha/beta hydrolase; its protein translation is MKFEIKNSSGEKLDCAYEAGNPEKHKSEFLVVMGHGVTANKDRPILTETAKAINIAGFDTLRFSFAGNGESEGDFRDATISKEVADLGAVLDTASKGKKIIYVGHSMGGAVGVLRTAMDSRIVGLISLAGMVNTKKFAETEFGEETPDEGFMWEDEDCPLSSAYMKDLCETIVTVAPMAETISVPWLLVHGTADDVVQPEDSEEIKSLRGDDVELVKIEGGDHMMNEPEHLSQTTAAVADWITRNF